The genomic interval CATCATCACGAAGGGTTGCGACCAATCTGGTGCCACCAAAATGGGCACAGAGATGAGCGCATCCTGTAAAGTGTTGAATGTGTGATCGCAAGCGTCATTGAATTAGTACACCATGTCAACTTCAAGAAGTGCACGGGTCTTGCAATTTTTGAAAAACCATGGATGAATCTTCGGTAAAATCCTGCGTGCCTCAAAAAGCTTATTAGTGTTTTCACATTTACTAGTGGTGGCAGCTTGGCTATGGCATCAATTTTGGCCTGGTTGACCTTAATTTCAGCTTTAGAAACCTTATGTCCCAACACAATTCCTTATGTAACCATGACctttttttcaatttaggaCAAGGTTGGTCTCTTCACATTTCTTCAACACATTCTCCAAATTAGTTAGGCACACGCTATATGAATTATCGAAGATTGAGAAAGTTGTCCATGAATACTTCCATCGAAATTTGCAAGAATTCagagaatattgccatcatgcatctttGAAAGGTACCAGGCGTGTTGCAGAGTCCAAATGTCATGCGACTGAAGGAAAAGGTTCCAAATGGGCTTGTGAAGATGGTTATCTCCTGATCTTTTGGCACAATAGCCATTTGGTTGTAACCGGAGTAGCCATCTAAAAAACGAAAAAACTCATTCCCAGCGAGTCTATTGAGCATTTGGTCATTAAAAGGAGGgaaagtgatctttctttgtggcttgATTTAGTTTGCGGTAATCTATAAAAATATGCCACACTGTCACCATTTGTGTGGCAATCAACTCATTTTGTTAATGGCCACAATGGTCATTCCCCCATTTTTAGGTACGTATTGAACCGGGCTGACCCAGCTACTATCAGAAATGGGGTAAATGACTTCCACATcaagccacttgataatctctttcttgaccaccTCACGCATAGCGGGGTTCAATCTGCGCTGCCTCTCTGTCGAGCTCTCGTTTCCTTTTTCCAACTAAAATTTGTGCATACAATAAGagggactgattcctctaatgtcggtCAGGGTCCAGCCAATTTCCTTGTGTATTTTCTTAATACGCTTAGCAAGGCTTTCTCATCCTCTTTGCCCAATGCAGTAGAGATAATGACAGGAAGGGTGTCATTATCTCCTAGGTAAGCGTACTTGAGGTGAGCTGGTAAGGCTTTGGCTCTAATGTGGGTGGCTCCTCTAGAGATGGTTTAGTCTTACTGGGTTCATTCTAATAGATTTAATGATTCAAGACCAAGGTATGCTTTCACCAACATGCAAATTTCTTCCATGATTGCGTCATTTTCAACTTCTTCTTCGTCTAATTTCTTTCGCATTGCGTCCCAATGTTCTATTCTGAGGTCATCGATGTATTGACAAATTTCAATGTGGTCCAGGTATTTTAGCGCATTAAACATGTTGAACTTAACTTTCTGATCATCCACTCGAACTGTTAATTCTCTTTTTTGAACGTTAATTAATGTACATCTTGTAGCCAGGAACGggcgccccaaaatgatggggaTATCCATGTCTGCCTCATAATCTAGAATAATAAAGTCGGCCGAAAAGATAAATTTGTCTACTTGCAaaagaacatcttcaattttTCCTTCAGGATGCGTTATTGACCTATCAACAACTTGCAGGGTCACAGTGGTGGGTCTAGCTTCACCAATACCTAACTTCTTGAATATAGAAAGCGATATTAAATTATTGCTGGCTCCAAGGTCGCATAATGCATGGCCAACCTCTTTTCCTCTAGTAGAACATGGCAATGTGAAGCTTCCTGAATCTTTCAATTTCTCAGGAATATTATTCTGAAACAGCGCGGTGCATTCATGCATCAGTGCCACTATCTCATATTCCcctaattttcttttgtttgcaCGGATACCTTTAAGGAACTTTACATAACTTGGCATTTGCTCCAATGCTTCCACAAGGGGTATATTGATGTGGAGGTGCTTCAAAACATCCAAAAAGCTTTTGAATTGTTTGTTATCATCTTTTTTTCTCAATCTACTAGGGAATGGTTCACTTTCTGAGTAGACTCCTGCCCTTCAGAGTTTTTGGTTGCTTGTGAAGCGTGTGCTAGAATGACGACTTGGGAAGTAGATTTTGTATGCGTTGATTCATTCTCCAAATATGGTTCTGGTGTTGTCAGTAGAGGAGTAGGTAAAGCACTGGTTGTGCCGGTTTTCTCAACTGTAGTTTCTCTGGTTTCTTTGGGTTGATTTGATAGCTGTGGTAGGCAATGTGGTTGTGGGGCAGTTGTCCTTCACTACGCATTGTCATTGAAAAGCATCTAAAAAGTGCttttattaccttcaaatttagagCTACTATtgctagtttttatttggtttgaTATAGTTTATCGAGTGATTTCAGGAAGCCAAGTATCAGAAATAATTGTGCGAATATGAGTAAAAACTCGGGGCAAAACTCTCATTTTGAGCATTTACGGGTTGACTATGGAATTAAGAAGAAGACCGAAGATCGAGAAAATAGGCAAGTTTGGAAAGCAATTCGGAGAAGCCAACATTGGTCGAGCGTTGCAACGTGCAAACCTAAGAGCAATTTGGAatagggcagcattgcaacattgcGGCTTCTACGCGCGGTTGGCATGAcgccagcgttgcaacgctgtgagCATATTATAAATAACAGTGTTGCGCTGCTAGAAAAAAGAGAAGCAAGAGGCAGAGCCGAATTTTGAGCGATTTTAGTCTGTACAAGAGCTGAATTACAACAGTTCTGATCGTTTTTGGTGGAAGACTCGAGATTTCGATTAAGAGTTGATCTAAGATCGTCTCTGGGCAGTTCATGATGGGAAGATTGATTGTGATTGTGCTGTTTTATTGAAGAATAACACGAGATTCGTGGTGAGAGTCAAGGAGATCGTGATTGGGATTCAGACCTACTGAAGGGAAAACCTTCTTctatgttaatttatttttttccttaatgattgattatttgtgaaattttgttatCGGAATCATGTGTGGCTAAACTCTATTATTCTAGTGTGTTTGTGGATTTTAAGGAATGTTATTTTGAATACTGAATTTATGGTTGATTGATTTTGCAtggatttctaaattatttgtatttaaagcttttgattaactggccattaattgaattaacctaagttaattagatgtctcgagagagagtttaatttgttgaactcaataatttagattgttattcAAAATTGTATGAGAATGATTTTAGAATTCCCTAGGTCCGTTTTCGTGTTTTCGCCTGCCGAAAAGTTcccgcacaaaaattgggccctgggCAGCCCTGCGGggctcgatagccatttgggttaccaaatgagctctgtta from Benincasa hispida cultivar B227 chromosome 10, ASM972705v1, whole genome shotgun sequence carries:
- the LOC120088917 gene encoding uncharacterized protein LOC120088917 translates to MHECTALFQNNIPEKLKDSGSFTLPCSTRGKEVGHALCDLGASNNLISLSIFKKLGIGEARPTTVTLQVVDRSITHPEGKIEDVLLQVDKFIFSADFIILDYEADMDIPIILGRPFLATRCTLINVQKRELTVRVDDQKVKFNMFNALKYLDHIEICQYIDDLRIEHWDAMRKKLDEEEVENDAIMEEICMLVKAYLGLESLNLLE